Proteins encoded in a region of the Falco rusticolus isolate bFalRus1 chromosome 10, bFalRus1.pri, whole genome shotgun sequence genome:
- the KCNS1 gene encoding potassium voltage-gated channel subfamily S member 1: MVNKTLNYWRPSFEEDVININVGGLRRRLSSSALSKFPDTRLGRLLSCDSEESILQLCDDYDVSAREFYFDRNPGFFLYVLHFYQTGKLHVMEELCVFSFCQEIEYWGINEFFLDSCCSYRYHERKLESRHHNWDEESEVSSVDTSPDEISDINHDLLRYSTLRCGNVRKRLWLTMENPGYSIPSKLFSFVSISVVLVSIATMCIHSMPEYQEVDENGNVLDEPILHKLEYFCISWFTFEVSSRLLLSPNPRKFFKHPLNLIDIVSVLPFYFTLLVDLTMGSDSELGNLGKVVQVFRLMRIFRVLKLARHSTGLRSLGATLKHSYREVGILLLYLAVGVSVFSGVAYTAEKEEDVGFDTIPACWWWGTVSMTTVGYGDVVPVTVVGKLAASGCILGGILVVALPITIIFNKFSHFYRKQKALEAAVRNSGKKDPEDVESTSSRDRDSEALSETSLDRGSPDRRGLTPGTHPTP, translated from the exons ATGGTCAACAAGACCTTAAATTACTGGCGTCCCAGTTTTGAGGAGGACGTTATCAACATCAACGTAGGGGGTCTGAGAAGGCGGCTCAGCTCCAGCGCCCTCTCCAAGTTCCCTGACACCCGCCTGGGACGCCTGCTCTCCTGTGACTCGGAGGAGTCcatcctgcagctctgtgaTGACTACGATGTGAGTGCCAGGGAGTTCTACTTTGACCGAAACCCTGGTTTCTTCCTCTACGTGCTCCACTTCTACCAGACGGGGAAGCTGCATGTCATGGAGGAGCTGTGCGTCTTCTCCTTCTGCCAGGAGATCGAGTACTGGGGCATCAATGAGTTCTTCCTGGACTCCTGCTGCAGCTACCGCTACCACGAACGTAAGCTGGAGAGCCGGCACCACAACTGGGATGAGGAGAGTGAGGTCAGCAGCGTGGACACGTCCCCCGATGAGATCTCCGACATCAACCATGACCTGCTGCGCTACAGCACGCTGCGCTGTGGCAATGTGCGCAAACGCCTCTGGCTCACCATGGAGAACCCTGGCTACTCCATTCCCAGCAAACTCTTCAGCTTCGTGTCCATCAGCGTGGTGCTGGTTTCCATAGCCACCATGTGCATCCACAGCATGCCCGAATACCAGGAGGTGGACGAAAATGGCAACGTGCTTGATGAGCCCATCCTGCACAAGCTGGAGTATTTCTGCATCTCCTGGTTCACCTTTGAAGTGTCTTCCCgcctcctgctctcccccaACCCCAGGAAGTTCTTCAAGCACCCGCTGAACCTGATTGACATTGTCTCGGTGTTGCCCTTCTACTTTACCCTGCTGGTGGACTTGACCATGGGCAGTGACTCAGAGCTGGGCAACCTGGGCAAGGTCGTGCAGGTGTTTCGCCTCATGAGGATATTCCGGGTGCTGAAGCTGGCTCGGCACTCCACCGGACTGAGGTCACTGGGGGCCACCTTGAAG CACAGCTACCGGGAGGTGGGGATCCTGCTGCTCTACCTGGCCGTGGGGGTCTCTGTCTTCTCCGGCGTGGCCTACACGGCTGAGAAGGAAGAAGATGTTGGCTTCGACACCATCCCGGCGTGCTGGTGGTGGGGCACGGTCAGCATGACTACTGTGGGCTATGGCGATGTGGTGCCTGTCACCGTGGTGGGCAAGCTGGCTGCCTCGGGCTGCATCCTGGGGGGCATCCTGGTCGTGGCGCTGCCCATCACCATCATCTTCAACAAGTTCTCCCACTTCTACCGCAAGCAGAAGGCGCTGGAGGCAGCCGTGAGGAACAGTGGGAAGAAAGACCCCGAGGATGTGGAGAGCACCTCAAGTCGCGACCGAGACTCAGAGGCTCTGAGCGAGACCTCGCTGGACAGAGGCAGCCCCGACCGCCGTGGTCTGACCCCCGGCACCCACCCCACACCCTGA
- the PI3 gene encoding elafin, with translation MKSVAALLLVGMLILWTDLPTGSTWSCPPVHITCAMHNPPNKCYLDRQCPRYKKCCRGFCGRRCISRPSSIPISYA, from the exons ATGAAGTCAGTGGCCGCCCTTCTCCTGGTGGGGATGCTCATCCTCTGGACAGACCTGCCAACAG GCAGCACCTGGTCCTGTCCGCCTGTCCACATCACCTGCGCGATGCACAACCCACCAAATAAGTGCTACTTAGACAGGCAGTGTCCGCGCTACAAGAAGTGCTGCAGGGGCTTCTGCGGGAGGAGATGCATATCGCGCCCATCTTCCATCCCCATCAGCTATG cGTAA